The proteins below come from a single Staphylococcus sp. MI 10-1553 genomic window:
- a CDS encoding site-specific integrase: MIKKYKKKDGTTAYMFAAYLGTDPITGKQKRTTRRGFKTERDAKIAEARLQTEVSQNGFLNNDITTFEEVYKLWLEQYENTVRESTYQRVLTLFDTAILEHFKDIPVKKITVPYCQKVINKWNKQYSDMKAIRIYASNVLNYAVNLKIIADNPFKYTKAPRKKETKQDASMKYYSSDELKQFLTFVEDDPLYYAMFRTLAFTGFRRGELMALTWNDIDFNKQTITINKTYARGLNYKLVIQEPKTKSSLRTISIDEKTTAILKAWRTHQRVESLKYGHNTSDKHQPVFTDVTNNKPLYPEHTNKVLSAVCNRHHFKRIKVHGFRHTHCSLLFEAGLSIQEVQDRLGHGDIKTTMDIYAHVTEKQRDQVAEKFANYINF, translated from the coding sequence ATGATTAAGAAATACAAAAAGAAAGACGGTACGACAGCCTATATGTTTGCGGCTTACTTAGGTACCGACCCTATTACAGGTAAACAGAAGCGGACAACGAGACGGGGCTTCAAGACTGAAAGAGATGCAAAGATTGCTGAGGCAAGACTTCAAACAGAGGTGAGTCAAAACGGCTTTTTAAACAACGATATAACAACGTTTGAAGAAGTTTATAAACTGTGGCTTGAACAGTACGAAAATACTGTAAGAGAAAGCACATATCAGCGTGTGTTAACCCTATTTGATACTGCTATACTAGAACATTTTAAAGATATCCCAGTAAAAAAAATCACTGTGCCGTACTGTCAAAAAGTTATCAATAAATGGAATAAGCAATATTCTGATATGAAAGCAATTCGTATATATGCGTCTAACGTATTAAATTACGCTGTCAACCTTAAAATCATCGCTGATAATCCTTTTAAATATACGAAAGCACCACGAAAGAAAGAAACGAAACAAGATGCATCTATGAAGTATTATTCAAGTGATGAATTGAAGCAGTTTTTAACTTTTGTTGAAGATGACCCTTTATATTATGCAATGTTCCGTACATTAGCATTTACGGGTTTTAGACGTGGTGAATTAATGGCGTTAACATGGAATGACATAGATTTTAATAAGCAAACAATCACTATTAACAAAACTTATGCAAGAGGCTTGAACTATAAACTTGTTATACAAGAGCCTAAAACCAAGTCATCACTTAGAACAATTAGTATAGACGAAAAGACAACCGCTATATTAAAAGCATGGAGAACACACCAGCGTGTTGAATCGCTTAAATACGGACATAATACATCAGATAAACACCAGCCTGTATTTACTGATGTGACTAATAATAAGCCACTATATCCCGAACACACTAATAAAGTATTAAGTGCTGTGTGTAATAGGCATCATTTCAAACGTATTAAAGTTCATGGTTTTAGACATACTCATTGTTCACTTTTATTTGAAGCGGGGTTATCTATCCAAGAAGTTCAAGACCGTTTGGGACATGGCGATATTAAAACCACTATGGATATTTATGCTCACGTGACCGAAAAACAACGCGACCAAGTGGCTGAAAAGTTCGCAAATTATATCAATTTTTAG
- the guaA gene encoding glutamine-hydrolyzing GMP synthase has product MEMAKEQELILVLDFGSQYNQLITRRIREMGVYSELHDHEISIEEIKKMNPKGIILSGGPNSVYADDAFTIDPEIYNLGVPVLGICYGMQLTTKILGGRVERANQREYGKAIINAKSDELFFGLPEEQTVWMSHSDKVIEIPEGFEVIADSPSTQYAAIEDKKRRIYGVQFHPEVRHTEYGNDILRNFVRRVCECTGEWTMENFIDIEIEKIREKVGDRRVLCAMSGGVDSSVVAVLLHKAIGDQLTCIFVDHGLLRKGEGDMVMEQFAEGFNMNIIRVNAKDRFMSKLEGVSDPEKKRKIIGNEFVYVFDDEASKLKGVDFLAQGTLYTDVIESGTKTAQTIKSHHNVGGLPEDMEFELIEPINTLFKDEVRALGIELGIPEHLVWRQPFPGPGLGIRVLGEITEDKLEIVRESDAILREVIREEGLEREIWQYFTVLPDIRSVGVMGDYRTYDYTVGIRAVTSIDGMTSDFARIDWEVLQKISTRIVNEVDHVNRVVYDITSKPPSTVEWE; this is encoded by the coding sequence ATGGAAATGGCAAAAGAACAAGAGCTGATTCTTGTCCTCGATTTTGGTAGTCAATACAACCAATTAATTACACGTCGTATTCGTGAAATGGGCGTATACAGCGAATTACATGACCATGAGATTTCAATTGAAGAAATTAAAAAGATGAACCCAAAAGGTATCATTTTATCAGGTGGTCCAAACTCAGTATATGCAGATGATGCGTTTACGATTGACCCTGAGATTTACAACTTAGGCGTACCGGTATTAGGCATTTGTTATGGTATGCAACTGACAACTAAAATATTAGGCGGTAGAGTGGAACGTGCGAACCAACGTGAATACGGTAAAGCAATCATCAACGCCAAGTCAGACGAACTATTTTTCGGCTTACCAGAAGAGCAAACGGTTTGGATGAGCCACTCAGATAAAGTCATCGAAATTCCAGAAGGCTTCGAAGTCATTGCAGACAGCCCAAGCACACAATACGCTGCAATTGAAGATAAAAAACGCCGTATCTATGGCGTACAATTCCACCCAGAAGTCCGTCACACAGAGTATGGGAATGACATTTTACGTAACTTCGTGCGCCGCGTTTGTGAATGTACAGGCGAATGGACAATGGAAAACTTTATCGATATCGAAATCGAAAAAATCCGTGAAAAAGTCGGCGATCGTCGTGTCCTTTGTGCCATGAGCGGTGGTGTGGATTCATCAGTTGTAGCCGTATTATTACACAAAGCGATTGGTGACCAATTGACATGTATCTTTGTAGACCACGGTTTATTACGTAAAGGTGAAGGCGACATGGTAATGGAACAGTTCGCGGAAGGTTTCAACATGAACATCATCCGTGTGAACGCCAAAGACCGTTTCATGTCTAAATTAGAAGGCGTTTCAGATCCAGAGAAGAAACGTAAAATTATCGGTAACGAATTTGTTTATGTATTCGACGACGAAGCATCAAAATTAAAAGGTGTCGATTTCTTAGCACAAGGGACACTTTATACAGATGTGATTGAATCAGGTACAAAAACAGCGCAAACTATTAAATCGCACCATAACGTAGGCGGCTTACCTGAAGATATGGAATTCGAATTAATTGAACCTATCAACACATTATTTAAAGATGAAGTCCGTGCATTAGGTATCGAACTTGGTATCCCAGAACATTTAGTATGGAGACAACCTTTCCCAGGACCAGGATTAGGTATCCGTGTTTTAGGTGAAATTACAGAAGACAAATTGGAAATCGTTCGTGAATCAGATGCCATCTTACGTGAAGTGATTCGTGAAGAAGGCTTAGAACGCGAAATTTGGCAATACTTCACAGTGTTACCAGACATCCGTTCAGTCGGCGTGATGGGTGACTACCGTACGTATGATTACACAGTCGGCATCCGTGCAGTGACATCTATCGACGGTATGACAAGTGACTTTGCCCGCATCGATTGGGAAGTCTTACAAAAAATCTCAACACGTATCGTCAATGAAGTCGATCACGTGAACAGAGTCGTGTATGACATCACATCTAAGCCACCAAGTACAGTAGAGTGGGAATAA
- the guaB gene encoding IMP dehydrogenase gives MWENKFVKEALTFDDVLLIPAESNVLPKEVDLSIELSDKIKLNIPVISAGMDTVTESKMAIAMARQGGLGVIHKNMSIEHQADEVQKVKRSENGVITDPFFLTPEESVYEAEALMGKYRISGVPIVDDKTSRKLVGILTNRDLRFIEDFSIKISDVMTREDLVTAPVGTTLQEAEEILQAHKIEKLPLVEDGVLQGLITIKDIEKVHEYPYSAKDAHGRLLVAAAIGIAKDTDIRAQKLVEAGVDALVIDTAHGHSQGVINQVKAIKEKYPEITVVAGNVATAAGTKALFEAGADVVKVGIGPGSICTTRVVAGVGVPQITAIYDCATEARNHGKTIIADGGIKFSGDIVKALAAGGHAVMLGSLLAGTEESPGMVEMFQGRQYKVYRGMGSLGAMESGSNDRYFQEDKTPKKYVPEGVEGRIDYKGPLADTIYQLIGGVKSGMGYTGSANLKALRDEAQFTKMSAAGLAESHPHDVQITKESPNYSF, from the coding sequence ATGTGGGAAAACAAGTTTGTAAAAGAAGCACTCACTTTTGATGATGTACTTTTAATCCCAGCAGAATCAAATGTGTTACCGAAAGAAGTCGACTTAAGCATAGAGTTATCAGACAAAATCAAGTTAAACATCCCTGTGATTTCAGCGGGAATGGACACAGTTACAGAGTCTAAAATGGCGATTGCAATGGCAAGACAAGGTGGTTTAGGTGTGATTCATAAAAATATGAGCATCGAACACCAAGCAGACGAAGTACAAAAAGTTAAACGTTCAGAAAATGGTGTTATCACAGATCCGTTCTTCCTTACACCAGAAGAAAGTGTTTATGAAGCAGAAGCATTAATGGGCAAATACCGTATTTCAGGTGTGCCTATCGTCGACGATAAAACATCACGTAAACTTGTTGGTATCCTAACAAACCGTGACTTGAGATTTATTGAAGACTTTTCAATTAAAATTTCTGATGTCATGACACGAGAAGATTTAGTCACAGCTCCAGTTGGTACAACATTACAAGAAGCGGAAGAAATTTTACAAGCACACAAAATTGAAAAATTACCGCTTGTTGAAGATGGTGTATTACAAGGATTAATCACAATTAAAGACATTGAAAAAGTACACGAATACCCATACTCAGCAAAAGATGCACACGGTCGTTTACTTGTAGCTGCAGCGATTGGTATTGCGAAAGACACTGACATCCGTGCACAAAAATTAGTGGAAGCGGGTGTGGATGCATTAGTCATCGATACAGCACACGGACATTCACAAGGCGTGATCAATCAAGTAAAAGCGATTAAAGAAAAATACCCTGAAATTACAGTTGTTGCGGGTAACGTAGCGACAGCAGCAGGTACAAAAGCGTTGTTTGAAGCAGGCGCAGACGTTGTTAAAGTGGGTATCGGACCAGGTTCAATCTGTACAACACGTGTCGTTGCAGGTGTAGGAGTGCCTCAAATTACAGCGATTTATGATTGTGCGACAGAAGCACGCAATCACGGTAAAACAATCATTGCAGACGGTGGTATTAAATTCTCAGGCGATATCGTGAAAGCATTAGCAGCAGGTGGCCATGCAGTCATGTTAGGTAGCTTGCTTGCAGGTACAGAAGAAAGCCCAGGTATGGTTGAAATGTTCCAAGGCCGTCAATATAAAGTTTATCGTGGTATGGGTTCATTAGGTGCAATGGAAAGTGGTTCAAACGACCGTTATTTCCAAGAAGATAAAACACCTAAAAAATACGTACCAGAAGGTGTAGAAGGCCGTATCGACTACAAAGGACCATTAGCTGATACAATTTATCAACTTATCGGTGGTGTGAAGAGTGGTATGGGTTACACAGGCTCAGCGAACTTGAAAGCATTACGCGATGAAGCGCAATTTACAAAAATGAGTGCAGCAGGTTTAGCAGAAAGTCACCCACATGATGTTCAAATTACTAAAGAATCACCGAACTACTCATTCTAA
- the pbuX gene encoding xanthine permease PbuX — MKRFLLSLQHLLAMYAGAILVPIIVGTSLNFTPEQIAYLVTVDIFMCGVATFLQVYRGIGIGLPVVLGCTFTAVAPMILIGQTKGIDVLYGSLFLSGLLVIVIAPFFASLVKLFPPVVTGSVVTIIGITLMPVAMNYMAGGQGAKDYGDPKHILLGFATLVIILVLQRFAKGFLKSIAILLGLAFGTILASVFGLVDVAQVGQANWFELPKPFRFTGFSFDVGATIVFFIVALVSLIESTGVYHALSKITGKQLERKDFRKGYMAEGIAITLGSIFNAFPYTAYSQNVGLVSLSGVKKNDVIYGMVILLVICGCIPKLGALANIIPLSVLGGAMLAMFGMVMAYGVRILIDINFKNQNNLLIIAISVGLGAGITAVPEAFKGLGDQFAWFTQNGIVLGTVSAIILNLFFNGINYQQSKENVK, encoded by the coding sequence ATGAAGCGATTTTTATTAAGTTTACAACATTTACTCGCGATGTATGCAGGTGCCATTCTCGTCCCTATAATAGTAGGAACAAGTTTGAACTTTACTCCTGAACAAATTGCGTACTTAGTGACAGTGGATATTTTCATGTGTGGGGTTGCGACGTTCCTTCAAGTTTATCGCGGCATCGGTATTGGCTTGCCAGTTGTTTTAGGATGTACTTTTACAGCAGTTGCCCCTATGATTTTAATCGGCCAAACGAAAGGCATCGATGTGTTATATGGTTCGCTCTTTTTATCAGGGCTATTGGTCATTGTCATCGCACCGTTTTTCGCATCATTAGTTAAACTGTTCCCGCCAGTCGTTACGGGGAGTGTCGTGACAATCATTGGGATTACATTAATGCCCGTTGCAATGAATTATATGGCAGGGGGGCAAGGCGCTAAAGATTATGGTGATCCGAAACATATTTTACTCGGTTTTGCGACACTCGTGATTATTTTAGTGTTACAACGTTTTGCAAAAGGATTTTTAAAGTCGATTGCGATTTTACTCGGCTTAGCATTCGGTACGATTTTGGCGAGTGTGTTTGGTCTCGTTGATGTCGCACAAGTCGGTCAGGCGAACTGGTTTGAATTACCGAAGCCATTCAGATTCACAGGTTTTTCCTTTGATGTCGGTGCAACGATCGTCTTTTTCATCGTCGCATTAGTCAGTTTAATCGAATCTACAGGTGTTTATCACGCCTTGAGTAAGATTACAGGAAAGCAACTCGAGCGTAAAGATTTCAGAAAAGGTTATATGGCTGAAGGGATTGCGATTACATTAGGTTCAATTTTTAATGCCTTTCCTTATACGGCTTATTCTCAAAATGTAGGTTTAGTGTCATTATCTGGTGTTAAAAAGAACGACGTCATTTACGGTATGGTCATTTTACTTGTGATTTGTGGCTGTATTCCGAAACTTGGCGCACTAGCGAACATTATTCCATTATCTGTACTCGGTGGCGCAATGCTTGCAATGTTTGGTATGGTGATGGCATATGGTGTACGTATTCTGATTGATATTAATTTTAAAAACCAAAACAACTTATTGATTATCGCGATTTCAGTTGGCTTGGGCGCAGGAATTACAGCAGTGCCAGAAGCTTTCAAAGGTCTTGGAGATCAATTCGCATGGTTTACACAAAACGGTATTGTGTTAGGTACGGTTTCAGCAATTATTTTGAATTTATTTTTTAATGGTATAAACTATCAACAAAGCAAAGAAAATGTGAAATAA
- the xpt gene encoding xanthine phosphoribosyltransferase — protein sequence MDALRRKVIEDGVVIDEKILKVDGFLNHQIDAALMYDIGQTFYEQFVDQGVTKILTIEASGIAPAIMAAYRFDVPCLFAKKAKPSTLNAGYYQTDVHSFTKNKTNTVIVSEEFLSADDKVLIIDDFLANGEAVLGLHRLVEQAGATTVGVGILVEKSFQQGRSRIEEAGLTVSSLCQVASLTGNKVTLVGDTES from the coding sequence GTGGACGCATTGAGAAGAAAGGTCATTGAAGATGGCGTCGTGATTGATGAAAAGATTCTTAAAGTTGACGGATTTTTAAACCACCAGATTGATGCAGCTTTAATGTATGATATTGGTCAAACCTTTTACGAACAATTTGTGGATCAAGGTGTAACAAAAATCCTGACTATTGAGGCATCGGGTATTGCACCCGCAATCATGGCGGCTTATCGTTTTGATGTACCTTGTCTATTTGCTAAAAAAGCGAAACCGAGCACGTTAAATGCTGGTTATTACCAAACAGATGTGCACTCGTTTACTAAAAACAAAACGAACACAGTCATCGTTTCGGAAGAGTTTTTGTCTGCTGATGACAAAGTATTAATTATTGATGACTTTTTAGCAAATGGTGAAGCAGTATTAGGATTACATCGCTTAGTTGAACAAGCTGGCGCAACAACTGTCGGTGTAGGTATTTTAGTAGAGAAAAGTTTTCAACAAGGTCGCTCACGTATAGAAGAGGCAGGCTTAACGGTGTCATCATTATGCCAAGTCGCTTCATTAACAGGCAACAAAGTGACATTAGTAGGAGATACAGAATCATGA
- a CDS encoding general stress protein: MTLYKISKCEVKRTEDEAVQYVDQLLKEGVKENQIVVLSKDKLNTDRFHDSQIQHKTTTGTISEKFMHFFIGEDGEEAALTKFGFSNEQKEDLKQDILNNKIVVMVQELKYGQDEYEKHNAANQKLQDKHAPSEHYGDIE; this comes from the coding sequence ATGACACTTTATAAAATCTCAAAATGCGAAGTGAAACGAACTGAAGATGAAGCAGTTCAATATGTAGATCAATTGTTAAAAGAGGGCGTTAAGGAAAATCAAATCGTCGTATTAAGCAAAGATAAACTTAACACAGATCGCTTTCATGATTCTCAAATTCAACATAAAACAACAACTGGTACGATTAGTGAGAAATTCATGCACTTTTTCATTGGCGAGGATGGCGAAGAAGCTGCGTTAACAAAATTTGGTTTCTCTAACGAACAAAAAGAAGATCTTAAACAAGACATTTTAAATAACAAAATTGTGGTTATGGTTCAAGAACTGAAATATGGTCAAGATGAATATGAAAAACATAATGCTGCGAACCAAAAACTGCAAGATAAACATGCACCATCTGAACATTACGGCGATATTGAGTAA